Proteins found in one Exiguobacterium sp. 9-2 genomic segment:
- a CDS encoding NUDIX hydrolase, with protein MDYIRFLRSKVGQEKVMLNFAGGIVFDEEGRILLQKRREQQAWGFPGGALELGESIVEAAKREIFEETGIHVAIERLSGVYSQYEEIYPNGDVAQPIVHFFVCQVNGGQLTIDSNESLDIAFFERDQMPELYSDLHQVAWNDFLTEMGPVFR; from the coding sequence ATGGACTATATACGTTTTCTCCGCAGTAAGGTCGGTCAGGAAAAAGTGATGTTGAACTTTGCAGGTGGCATCGTCTTCGACGAAGAGGGACGCATTCTTCTACAAAAACGGCGGGAGCAACAAGCGTGGGGCTTTCCCGGCGGCGCACTGGAACTCGGAGAGTCGATTGTCGAAGCAGCCAAGCGTGAGATTTTTGAAGAGACCGGAATTCATGTCGCGATTGAACGTTTGAGTGGTGTTTATTCGCAGTACGAAGAGATTTATCCGAATGGGGATGTCGCCCAACCAATCGTTCATTTTTTTGTTTGCCAAGTCAATGGAGGACAGTTAACGATCGACTCCAATGAATCATTGGACATTGCCTTTTTTGAAAGAGACCAGATGCCAGAACTCTATAGCGACTTGCATCAAGTCGCCTGGAACGATTTTTTGACGGAAATGGGTCCGGTCTTTCGATAA